A region of Polyodon spathula isolate WHYD16114869_AA chromosome 4, ASM1765450v1, whole genome shotgun sequence DNA encodes the following proteins:
- the LOC121314158 gene encoding copine-3-like isoform X1, translated as MAAQCVTKVELSVSCDNLLDKDVGSKSDPLCVLLMNTSGTQWFEVGRTEQVKNCLNPQFAKKFVIDYYFELVQKLKFGVYDIDNKTIDLSDDDFLGEIECTVGQIVSSKKLTRPLVLKNQKPAGKGTISITAEEIKDNRVVNFEMEARKLDNKDFFGKSDPYLEFYKQTDRGWQLAHRTEVIKNNLNPVWKPFKIPLQSLCNGDLEKPIKVECYDYDDDGSHDLIGIFETNLSKLQEASRTTPAEFECINMKKKQKKKHYKNSGVVIVKSCQVVKEYTFLDYIMGGCQINFTVGIDFTGSNGDPQSPQSLHYISPQGFNEYLMAIWSVGLVIQDYDSDKMFPAFGFGAQIPPSWQVSHEFPLNFNPANPFCAGIQGVVDAYRVCLPQVKLYGPTNFSPIINHVAKFATEAAQQNSAAKAATQYFVLLIITDGVITDLDETRNAIVNASRLPMSVIIVGVGGADFSAMEFLDGDDGTLRSPTGQPAIRDIVQFVPFRKFQNAPKEALAQCVLAEVPQQVMSYFNMCNLRPPNNPTPAASS; from the exons ATGGCAGCACAGTGTGTAACAAAGGTGGAGCTGAGTGTCTCCTGTGACAACCTCCTGGATAAAGATGTCGGCTCCAAGTCTGACCCTCTGTGTGTGCTCCTCATGAACACGTCAGGAACGCAGTGGTTTGAG GTGGGCCGCACAGAACAAGTTAAAAACTGTCTTAACCCACAGTTTGCCAAGAAGTTTGTCATTGATTATTACTTTGAGTTGGTGCAGAAATTGAAGTTTGGTGTTTATGACATTGACAATAAAACGATTGACCTCAGCGATGATGACTTTCTTGGAGAAATTGAATGTACTGTAGGACAG ATTGTGTCAAGCAAGAAACTGACTCGACCACTTGTTTTAAAGAATCAGAAGCCTGCAGGGAAAGGAACCATTTCG ATTACTGCAGAGGAAATAAAGGACAACAGAGTGGTCAATTTCGAGATGGAAGCCAGAAAACTTGATAATAAG GATTTCTTCGGCAAATCAGACCCTTACTTGGAGTTCTACAAGCAAACTGACAGAGGATGGCAGCTGGCACACAGAACAGAA GTCATCAAAAACAACTTGAACCCTGTTTGGAAACCATTCAAAATACCTCTGCAGTCTCTTTGCAATGGCGACTTGGAGAAGCCCATCAAG GTAGAGTGCtatgattatgatgatgatggCTCACATGATCTGATTGGAATTTTTGAGACTAACCTATCAAAACTGCAAGAAGCTTCACGAACTACACCA gctgaatttgaatgtattaacatgaagaagaagcagaagaagaaacACTACAAAAATTCTGGAGTTGTGATTGTGAAATCTTGCCAG GTTGTGAAGGAGTATACATTCTTGGATTACATCATGGGTGGATGCCAGATTAATTTTACC gTTGGAATAGATTTCACTGGGTCTAATGGAGACCCTCAGTCACCACAGTCCCTTCACTACATTAGTCCTCAGGGGTTTAATGAATATCTCATGGCTATCTGGTCTGTTGGGTTGGTGATTCAGGATTATGACAG TGACAAAATGTTCCCGGCTTTTGGGTTTGGTGCCCAGATACCACCATCTTGGCAG GTATCACATGAGTTTCCATTAAACTTCAATCCAGCCAACCCATTCTGTGCAG GGATACAGGGAGTAGTGGACGCTTACAGAGTCTGCCTTCCTCAAGTGAAGCTGTATGGACCAACTAATTTCTCTCCAATAATAAACCACGTTGCCAAGTTTGCTACAGAAGCAGCACAGCAGAACTCTGCAGCCAAGGCTGCCACT CAATATTTTGTCCTCCTGATCATTACTGATGGTGTAATAACAGACTTGGATGAAACCAGGAATGCTATTGTAAACGCTTCGAGGCTTCCTATGTCAGTCATCATTGTTGGTGTGGGAGGAGCAGACTTCAGTGCCATGGAGTTTCTGGATGGAGACGACGGGACTCTCAGATCACCCACTGGCCAACCAGCTATCAGAGATATAGTGCAGTTTGTGCCTTTCCGGAAATTCCAAAAT GCTCCGAAAGAAGCTCTTGCTCAATGCGTGTTAGCAGAAGTGCCTCAGCAAGTGATGTCCTATTTCAACATGTGTAACCTCCGTCCTCCCAATAACCCGACCCCTGCTGCAAGTTCATGA
- the LOC121314158 gene encoding copine-3-like isoform X2 codes for MAAQCVTKVELSVSCDNLLDKDVGSKSDPLCVLLMNTSGTQWFEVGRTEQVKNCLNPQFAKKFVIDYYFELVQKLKFGVYDIDNKTIDLSDDDFLGEIECTVGQIVSSKKLTRPLVLKNQKPAGKGTISITAEEIKDNRVVNFEMEARKLDNKDFFGKSDPYLEFYKQTDRGWQLAHRTEVIKNNLNPVWKPFKIPLQSLCNGDLEKPIKVECYDYDDDGSHDLIGIFETNLSKLQEASRTTPAEFECINMKKKQKKKHYKNSGVVIVKSCQVVKEYTFLDYIMGGCQINFTVGIDFTGSNGDPQSPQSLHYISPQGFNEYLMAIWSVGLVIQDYDSDKMFPAFGFGAQIPPSWQVSHEFPLNFNPANPFCAGIQGVVDAYRVCLPQVKLYGPTNFSPIINHVAKFATEAAQQNSAAKAATQYFVLLIITDGVITDLDETRNAIVNASRLPMSVIIVGVGGADFSAMEFLDGDDGTLRSPTGQPAIRDIVQFVPFRKFQNAPKEALAQCVLAELPQQVTSYFSMTKLQPPNDPNPA; via the exons ATGGCAGCACAGTGTGTAACAAAGGTGGAGCTGAGTGTCTCCTGTGACAACCTCCTGGATAAAGATGTCGGCTCCAAGTCTGACCCTCTGTGTGTGCTCCTCATGAACACGTCAGGAACGCAGTGGTTTGAG GTGGGCCGCACAGAACAAGTTAAAAACTGTCTTAACCCACAGTTTGCCAAGAAGTTTGTCATTGATTATTACTTTGAGTTGGTGCAGAAATTGAAGTTTGGTGTTTATGACATTGACAATAAAACGATTGACCTCAGCGATGATGACTTTCTTGGAGAAATTGAATGTACTGTAGGACAG ATTGTGTCAAGCAAGAAACTGACTCGACCACTTGTTTTAAAGAATCAGAAGCCTGCAGGGAAAGGAACCATTTCG ATTACTGCAGAGGAAATAAAGGACAACAGAGTGGTCAATTTCGAGATGGAAGCCAGAAAACTTGATAATAAG GATTTCTTCGGCAAATCAGACCCTTACTTGGAGTTCTACAAGCAAACTGACAGAGGATGGCAGCTGGCACACAGAACAGAA GTCATCAAAAACAACTTGAACCCTGTTTGGAAACCATTCAAAATACCTCTGCAGTCTCTTTGCAATGGCGACTTGGAGAAGCCCATCAAG GTAGAGTGCtatgattatgatgatgatggCTCACATGATCTGATTGGAATTTTTGAGACTAACCTATCAAAACTGCAAGAAGCTTCACGAACTACACCA gctgaatttgaatgtattaacatgaagaagaagcagaagaagaaacACTACAAAAATTCTGGAGTTGTGATTGTGAAATCTTGCCAG GTTGTGAAGGAGTATACATTCTTGGATTACATCATGGGTGGATGCCAGATTAATTTTACC gTTGGAATAGATTTCACTGGGTCTAATGGAGACCCTCAGTCACCACAGTCCCTTCACTACATTAGTCCTCAGGGGTTTAATGAATATCTCATGGCTATCTGGTCTGTTGGGTTGGTGATTCAGGATTATGACAG TGACAAAATGTTCCCGGCTTTTGGGTTTGGTGCCCAGATACCACCATCTTGGCAG GTATCACATGAGTTTCCATTAAACTTCAATCCAGCCAACCCATTCTGTGCAG GGATACAGGGAGTAGTGGACGCTTACAGAGTCTGCCTTCCTCAAGTGAAGCTGTATGGACCAACTAATTTCTCTCCAATAATAAACCACGTTGCCAAGTTTGCTACAGAAGCAGCACAGCAGAACTCTGCAGCCAAGGCTGCCACT CAATATTTTGTCCTCCTGATCATTACTGATGGTGTAATAACAGACTTGGATGAAACCAGGAATGCTATTGTAAACGCTTCGAGGCTTCCTATGTCAGTCATCATTGTTGGTGTGGGAGGAGCAGACTTCAGTGCCATGGAGTTTCTGGATGGAGACGACGGGACTCTCAGATCACCCACTGGCCAACCAGCTATCAGAGATATAGTGCAGTTTGTGCCTTTCCGGAAATTCCAAAAT GCCCCTAAAGAAGCTCTTGCCCAGTGTGTATTGGCAGAATTGCCTCAGCAAGTAACATCCTACTTCAGCATGACTAAACTGCAGCCTCCTAATGACCCCAATCCAGCATGA